From the Crateriforma spongiae genome, one window contains:
- a CDS encoding arylsulfatase produces MFASLRIASLIFLMSPLLMGDGPWNRTSLPIPQGPFGGKIGLRPSDSVKDFPAEVKPPKGAPNILLILTDDVGFGASSTFGGPIPTPTFDRLAKSGLRYNQFHTTALCSPTRAALITGRNHHTASTGGIMEIGVGYPGYNTLVRKSCGTVGQILKDNGYNTSWFGKNHNVPDWHTSQAGPFDLWPVGLGFEYFYGFVGGDTNQWAPAIVENTRPVEPPHDDPNYNFDEDMADRAIDWIQMQNAVAPEKPFFCYYATGTAHAPHHAPKDWIAKFKGQFDHGWDEVRKETLARQKAQGVVPPGTKLTERSKGIPAWDSLDDKQKEVFARMMEVYAAALSHADHQFGRVIDAIDQTGELDNTLIIYIQGDNGASAEGSPQGLLNEMTFFNNIDVPFDEVYQHRDELGGPMTFNHYPIGWAHAMDTPFQWTKQVASHFGGTRNGMVMSWPKRIKQTGTVRSQFHHVIDIMPTILDAVGVPAPDSINGITQEPIQGTSMSYTWDDAETPSHRTTQYFEMLGNRGIYDNGWVACTTPTSPPWVSVVDPVDVIDGYQWELYNVEEDFSESNDLAKKYPEKLKELQRLFYIEAVKNDVLPLDNSKAERLDVTNRPSLTAGRDTFVYYDGMTRIPEGSAPDLKNKSFGISAVVDIPDDGAEGLLMTQGGRFCGVGLYVLDRKPVFVYNLADVHRYRVESEKAIPEGKHVVTLDFNYDGGGLGKGGEATLSIDGEVVGTNRIPRTIPFRMSLDETLDIGEDTGTPVTEDYQVPFEFTGGLESVTIKITDHTLTDEQLQQYREMQVKAALSR; encoded by the coding sequence ATGTTTGCTTCTCTTCGTATTGCATCGCTGATCTTTTTAATGAGCCCATTGTTGATGGGTGATGGCCCATGGAATCGGACGTCGCTGCCGATTCCCCAGGGGCCTTTTGGTGGCAAAATTGGATTGCGGCCATCAGATTCGGTCAAAGACTTTCCGGCCGAAGTCAAACCTCCCAAGGGTGCGCCGAACATTCTGCTGATCTTGACCGATGATGTGGGCTTTGGCGCCAGCAGCACGTTTGGTGGACCGATTCCGACGCCGACTTTCGATCGCTTGGCGAAGTCTGGGTTGCGGTACAACCAATTTCATACCACCGCGTTGTGTTCACCGACGCGAGCGGCATTGATCACCGGACGTAACCATCACACCGCGTCGACCGGTGGCATCATGGAGATCGGGGTGGGGTATCCGGGATACAACACGCTGGTGCGAAAGTCTTGTGGCACGGTGGGCCAGATTCTGAAAGACAACGGTTACAACACGTCGTGGTTTGGAAAGAACCACAACGTCCCCGACTGGCATACCAGCCAAGCGGGACCGTTTGATTTGTGGCCGGTTGGTCTGGGGTTCGAATACTTCTATGGGTTCGTTGGTGGCGACACCAACCAGTGGGCACCTGCGATCGTTGAAAACACACGACCGGTCGAACCTCCGCATGATGATCCGAATTACAACTTTGACGAAGACATGGCCGACCGAGCAATCGATTGGATTCAGATGCAGAATGCGGTGGCACCTGAGAAGCCATTCTTTTGCTACTACGCGACCGGGACAGCCCACGCACCCCACCACGCGCCAAAAGATTGGATTGCCAAATTCAAAGGACAGTTTGACCATGGCTGGGATGAAGTCCGCAAAGAAACCCTGGCCCGGCAGAAAGCCCAAGGCGTGGTGCCGCCGGGAACCAAGTTGACCGAACGTTCCAAGGGAATTCCCGCTTGGGATAGTCTGGACGACAAACAAAAAGAGGTCTTCGCCCGCATGATGGAGGTCTATGCGGCGGCTCTGTCGCATGCGGATCATCAATTCGGGCGTGTCATCGATGCGATCGATCAGACCGGCGAATTGGACAACACACTGATCATCTACATCCAAGGGGACAACGGGGCCAGTGCGGAAGGAAGCCCGCAGGGATTGTTGAACGAGATGACGTTCTTCAACAACATCGACGTCCCCTTTGATGAGGTGTACCAGCATCGTGATGAGCTGGGCGGTCCGATGACGTTCAATCATTATCCGATCGGTTGGGCCCACGCGATGGACACGCCGTTCCAGTGGACCAAGCAAGTTGCGTCGCACTTCGGCGGTACCCGCAACGGGATGGTCATGTCATGGCCCAAGCGAATCAAACAAACGGGCACCGTCCGCAGCCAGTTTCACCATGTGATTGACATCATGCCGACGATTTTGGACGCGGTGGGAGTGCCGGCGCCGGATTCGATTAACGGTATTACCCAGGAACCCATCCAGGGCACCAGTATGTCCTACACGTGGGATGATGCTGAAACACCCTCGCATCGAACGACCCAGTATTTCGAAATGCTGGGCAATCGTGGGATCTATGACAATGGTTGGGTGGCCTGCACCACACCCACGTCACCGCCTTGGGTCAGCGTGGTGGACCCGGTGGACGTGATCGATGGATATCAGTGGGAACTGTACAACGTCGAAGAAGACTTTTCCGAGTCAAATGACCTGGCAAAGAAGTATCCGGAAAAACTGAAGGAGCTTCAGCGATTGTTCTATATCGAAGCGGTGAAGAACGATGTCTTGCCATTGGACAACAGCAAAGCTGAACGCTTGGATGTGACCAACCGTCCCAGTCTGACCGCTGGTCGCGACACGTTCGTCTACTACGACGGCATGACGCGAATCCCCGAGGGATCGGCGCCCGATTTGAAGAACAAGTCGTTCGGAATCAGCGCCGTGGTGGACATTCCCGATGATGGTGCCGAAGGATTGCTGATGACTCAGGGTGGCCGGTTCTGTGGCGTGGGGCTGTACGTTTTGGATCGCAAGCCCGTGTTCGTTTACAACCTGGCCGATGTGCATCGGTATCGCGTCGAATCAGAAAAGGCGATTCCCGAGGGTAAGCATGTGGTGACGCTGGATTTCAACTATGACGGCGGCGGTCTGGGCAAAGGCGGCGAAGCCACGTTGTCGATCGACGGTGAAGTGGTGGGAACCAATCGAATCCCTCGGACGATCCCATTCCGTATGTCTTTGGATGAAACCTTGGACATCGGTGAAGACACGGGAACGCCAGTCACGGAAGACTATCAGGTGCCGTTCGAGTTCACCGGTGGGCTGGAATCCGTGACGATCAAGATCACGGATCACACGTTGACCGACGAACAGTTGCAGCAGTACCGCGAAATGCAAGTCAAGGCGGCGCTTTCCCGCTGA
- a CDS encoding magnesium-dependent phosphatase-1 — protein MATEHPGRMPGLIVFDLDFTLWDCGGTWCDCLSPPFRSKGPRVTDRTGRHIRLYDDVNAILEFCRMEKIALALASRTEQPPWARQLVQMLEIDHYFALAEIYPSSKLKHFQALQSASGVEFCEMLFFDDEMRNIREVSTLDVTCVHVADGMTRALFDDSLTRHAGRSADGDGAKQWNA, from the coding sequence ATGGCCACAGAACATCCCGGCCGAATGCCGGGGCTGATTGTTTTCGATCTGGACTTCACCCTGTGGGATTGCGGCGGGACTTGGTGCGATTGCCTATCGCCGCCCTTCCGATCCAAGGGACCACGTGTCACCGATCGCACCGGACGCCACATTCGTTTGTATGACGATGTGAATGCGATTCTGGAATTCTGTCGGATGGAAAAGATCGCGTTGGCGCTTGCCTCACGCACGGAGCAACCGCCTTGGGCACGCCAGTTGGTGCAGATGTTGGAGATCGATCACTACTTCGCCTTGGCCGAGATTTATCCGTCGTCCAAGTTGAAACATTTCCAAGCTCTGCAATCGGCAAGTGGTGTGGAATTTTGCGAGATGTTGTTCTTTGACGACGAAATGCGGAACATTCGCGAAGTCTCGACGTTGGACGTCACTTGCGTGCACGTCGCTGATGGCATGACGCGAGCGTTGTTTGACGATTCGCTAACTCGTCATGCCGGACGTTCGGCCGATGGTGATGGCGCCAAGCAATGGAATGCCTAG
- a CDS encoding PSD1 and planctomycete cytochrome C domain-containing protein, producing MRIIAGQPFCWLWFVCVVTFASFASADDIRFSRDVLPVLSDRCFHCHGPDESNREADLRLDIEDAAKEDRGGYSAIAAGDLEASEIWLRITTDDESIRMPPADSHRKPLTASERDSIRDWIMQGAKWGKHWSFEPIIRPRVPPHADHPVDAFVIDKLQPMGWTLSQPASARTQLRRLSFDLTGLAPSNDEVRALVDASQSQSETDAAWNEALDRIFASPAYAERMAMWWLDAARYSDSDGYQQDATRQNWPWRDWVIRQFQRNRSFKDFTIEQFAGDLLPDATDEQRLATCFHRNHMTNGEGGRDPEESRVDYVIDRVNTTGTVWLGLTLGCVQCHSHKFDPISQHDYYAMAAFFDSIDEDGKAGMSAKPYLDYTSPDVQSSVEQLADFVQQCEDEHNTALADADERFESHLELLSSDSTPPSPAWWDVRPQVQSSEGTRFQVEPDHTVQTHGPTPEQDDYRVIIQVPDDMPMVTGFRVEIFPHQSHVDGRFTRTGNGEFTLTSVLALGRRNNSPAESQLELAGAVADFEPDKDRKSKWDRRYANIAETLNDDARDGWTTEGAKTVTPHVGVYELTQPWIVQPGDQFVVVLRQRSTHGDANIGRFRIALASERGETVRRTDGDSPIAHLHRTVSAGDEITDELRDRLRQQFLLGDTDYQTVLQRLQTARSQLAELKNQAKPRKVMVLRQRDEPRDTHVLVRGVWDAKGDIVQPAILPSVLPRPADAIQDRLDLARWIVDPENPLTPRVVVNHLWQIMFGAGLVRTPEDFGLQGERPTHDRLLDYLAVELIESDWNVQHILRLIATSDTYRQSSVVSPEQLAEDPENRLLSRASRYRLPAWMIRDNALHVAKLLNTTVGGPPVMPYQPDGVWAEITMGRFDYQHSLGPAQYRRTIYAFWRRSSAPTFLFDSAQRRVCEVGVRRTNTPLQALTLMNDTTMLEASREMADQIVAENKSGRYTGDPKQDVQRMASAVLSRRFDAGETAALVELWHSTRDHYLQHTDQAIAFCTVGQQPPPRSDSAASTAAWMTVASLILNLDEAMTRE from the coding sequence ATGCGAATCATCGCAGGACAACCGTTCTGTTGGTTGTGGTTTGTTTGTGTGGTGACTTTTGCCAGTTTCGCATCGGCCGACGACATACGATTTTCGCGAGACGTGTTGCCGGTCTTGTCGGATCGATGTTTTCATTGTCACGGTCCAGACGAATCGAATCGCGAAGCCGACTTGCGTCTGGACATCGAAGACGCCGCGAAAGAAGACCGTGGCGGTTATTCAGCAATCGCCGCCGGCGATTTGGAGGCCAGCGAAATCTGGCTCCGCATCACCACCGACGACGAATCCATCCGCATGCCACCGGCGGATTCGCACCGGAAACCTTTGACCGCATCGGAACGCGACTCGATCCGCGATTGGATCATGCAAGGTGCGAAATGGGGCAAACACTGGTCCTTTGAACCGATCATCCGCCCCCGGGTGCCCCCGCACGCGGATCATCCCGTCGATGCCTTTGTGATCGACAAGTTGCAACCGATGGGCTGGACGCTCAGCCAACCGGCTTCGGCACGAACACAGCTTCGTCGTTTGTCGTTCGACTTGACCGGATTGGCCCCAAGCAACGACGAGGTCCGGGCGTTGGTCGATGCGTCACAGTCACAGTCGGAGACCGATGCGGCTTGGAACGAAGCCTTGGACCGTATCTTCGCTTCTCCCGCCTATGCCGAACGGATGGCCATGTGGTGGCTGGATGCCGCGCGCTATTCCGATTCCGATGGCTATCAGCAAGATGCGACTCGCCAAAATTGGCCTTGGCGTGACTGGGTGATCCGACAGTTCCAACGCAACCGTTCCTTCAAGGACTTCACCATCGAACAATTCGCCGGCGATTTATTACCCGACGCGACCGACGAACAACGCTTGGCGACGTGTTTTCACCGCAACCACATGACCAACGGCGAAGGCGGACGCGATCCGGAAGAATCACGCGTCGACTATGTCATCGACCGGGTGAACACGACGGGCACCGTGTGGTTGGGTTTAACGCTGGGCTGTGTGCAGTGTCACAGCCACAAGTTCGATCCGATATCACAACACGACTATTACGCAATGGCCGCGTTCTTCGACAGCATCGACGAAGACGGCAAAGCGGGCATGTCGGCGAAACCCTATTTGGATTACACGTCCCCCGATGTGCAATCATCAGTCGAACAGCTGGCGGATTTCGTCCAACAATGCGAAGACGAACACAACACCGCCTTGGCCGATGCCGACGAGCGGTTCGAATCACACCTGGAACTACTGTCATCGGATTCCACACCACCGTCACCAGCCTGGTGGGATGTCCGCCCACAAGTCCAAAGTAGCGAAGGCACACGGTTTCAGGTCGAACCGGACCACACGGTCCAAACCCATGGTCCCACGCCGGAACAGGACGACTATCGCGTCATCATTCAGGTCCCCGATGACATGCCCATGGTCACCGGATTTCGTGTGGAGATCTTTCCGCACCAGTCCCATGTCGACGGACGCTTCACACGGACCGGAAACGGCGAATTCACGTTGACCAGCGTGTTGGCCCTCGGCCGCCGAAATAACAGTCCCGCTGAATCGCAATTGGAACTGGCAGGTGCCGTTGCCGATTTCGAGCCCGACAAGGATCGCAAAAGCAAATGGGATCGCCGCTATGCGAACATCGCCGAAACGCTGAACGATGATGCACGCGACGGTTGGACCACCGAAGGCGCAAAGACGGTCACACCGCATGTCGGGGTCTATGAATTGACCCAACCTTGGATCGTCCAACCCGGCGACCAGTTCGTCGTCGTGCTGCGTCAACGTTCCACCCACGGCGATGCCAACATTGGTCGTTTCCGAATCGCCTTGGCGTCCGAACGTGGTGAAACGGTGCGACGTACCGACGGTGATTCACCGATCGCACACCTGCACCGCACCGTTTCTGCCGGTGACGAGATCACCGACGAACTTCGCGACCGATTGAGACAACAATTTCTGTTGGGCGACACGGACTACCAGACGGTGCTGCAGCGATTACAGACGGCTCGATCGCAATTGGCGGAACTGAAGAATCAAGCCAAACCGCGAAAGGTCATGGTGCTGCGGCAACGCGACGAACCACGCGATACGCACGTCTTGGTGCGTGGCGTCTGGGATGCCAAAGGCGACATCGTCCAGCCCGCCATATTGCCCAGCGTGTTGCCGCGCCCGGCCGACGCGATCCAGGACCGATTGGACTTGGCTCGCTGGATCGTCGATCCCGAAAATCCGCTGACGCCCCGGGTCGTGGTCAACCATCTGTGGCAAATCATGTTCGGCGCGGGACTGGTGCGAACCCCAGAAGACTTTGGCTTGCAAGGCGAACGTCCCACGCACGATCGTTTGCTGGATTACTTGGCGGTGGAATTGATTGAAAGCGATTGGAATGTCCAGCACATTTTGCGTCTGATCGCCACCAGCGACACCTATCGACAAAGCAGCGTCGTGTCACCGGAACAATTGGCCGAAGATCCGGAAAACCGGTTGCTTTCAAGAGCTTCGCGATACCGATTGCCGGCGTGGATGATCCGCGACAACGCGTTGCATGTCGCCAAGCTCTTAAACACGACCGTCGGCGGGCCTCCGGTGATGCCGTATCAACCGGACGGCGTCTGGGCAGAAATCACCATGGGGCGATTCGATTATCAACACAGCTTGGGACCGGCACAGTATCGGCGCACGATCTATGCGTTTTGGCGACGTAGTAGCGCGCCGACGTTCCTATTCGACAGTGCCCAGCGACGCGTCTGCGAAGTGGGGGTCCGTCGGACCAACACGCCACTGCAGGCGTTAACGCTGATGAACGACACCACAATGTTGGAAGCTTCGCGAGAGATGGCGGATCAGATCGTCGCAGAAAATAAGTCAGGCCGTTACACCGGAGACCCCAAGCAGGACGTCCAGCGGATGGCGAGTGCCGTGCTGTCCCGTCGCTTCGACGCCGGCGAAACCGCTGCATTGGTCGAATTATGGCATTCCACCAGGGACCACTATCTTCAGCACACCGACCAAGCGATCGCATTCTGCACGGTCGGGCAACAACCGCCGCCGCGTTCCGATTCGGCCGCATCCACGGCAGCCTGGATGACCGTGGCTAGTTTAATTCTGAATCTTGATGAAGCGATGACACGCGAATGA
- a CDS encoding PhzF family phenazine biosynthesis protein, whose product MMDRLSHHREQIFRSIGITPGLGQTRMSLPFSQVDAFADRPFTGNPAAVVVLDSFPDDGWMQSVASEMNLSETAFVVASESENEYSLRWFTPAAEVDLCGHATLASAHVLFETWRVGRSDPIHFQTRSGPLTCRHHEGLITMDFPAIDRRDDVTPDVQQAVLECLGLATATVFQSRFDIVVVVEDEASVIDLAPDFHRMKQIATRGVIVTALSSQPQSDFTSRFFAPRHNIDEDPVTGSAHCCLAPYWCRRLGRQQLIGYQASQRGGFVDCELRGDRVRLSGCAVTVFDGQLRKIAEPTNAT is encoded by the coding sequence ATGATGGACCGACTGTCCCACCATCGGGAACAGATTTTTCGCAGCATCGGCATCACGCCGGGACTGGGCCAAACACGCATGAGTCTTCCTTTTTCACAAGTCGACGCCTTTGCCGACCGACCATTCACCGGAAATCCGGCCGCTGTGGTCGTGCTGGATTCGTTTCCAGATGACGGATGGATGCAATCCGTTGCATCGGAGATGAATCTGTCCGAAACTGCGTTTGTGGTTGCCAGCGAGTCTGAAAACGAATATTCGTTGCGTTGGTTCACGCCTGCCGCCGAAGTCGATTTGTGTGGGCATGCAACACTAGCATCGGCTCACGTGTTGTTTGAAACGTGGCGTGTCGGACGCTCAGACCCGATTCATTTTCAAACTCGCAGTGGTCCACTGACCTGCCGGCATCATGAGGGTTTAATCACAATGGACTTCCCGGCGATCGATCGCCGCGACGATGTGACCCCAGATGTCCAACAAGCCGTTTTGGAGTGTCTCGGATTGGCCACCGCCACGGTGTTCCAATCACGCTTTGACATCGTGGTCGTTGTTGAAGATGAAGCGTCGGTGATTGACTTGGCCCCCGACTTTCATCGCATGAAGCAGATCGCAACACGCGGCGTGATCGTTACGGCATTGTCATCGCAGCCGCAAAGCGATTTCACGTCACGTTTCTTTGCACCACGCCACAACATTGACGAAGATCCCGTGACGGGGTCGGCACACTGTTGCCTGGCCCCGTACTGGTGCCGGCGTCTGGGTCGCCAACAATTGATCGGATACCAGGCATCACAGCGTGGTGGATTCGTGGACTGTGAGTTGCGGGGGGATCGGGTCCGATTATCCGGCTGTGCCGTGACCGTTTTCGATGGTCAATTGCGGAAAATCGCCGAACCGACAAACGCGACCTAG
- a CDS encoding sulfotransferase — MPAFAAGFLSALIGLFLYRWTGFQHWVDRFLVTLGQSVYELNRYNLDDQVRLRKAQRDAIALVQCLFTLSIATMGIVVVSGLPFLAVSFAGRSGVDVVGQALLGSVPICVIYVWRFRRPTSADQYPAGKQCFYYLTLGVPSVSLSAGRIDRWVCGDRPANEGIIVTGLARAGTTAMLRVLHQNDRTWCLTYRQMPFPMAPRLWKTLNRARSRAVQRTHRDGLWVDLDSPEAFDEFIWRVILKEDFYRDGALHRHAVSTQQIEQFQRLATVGASPSLVYLSKNNNFLLRAESFLEQTQQYTLVLLYRDPIQHAQSLLRQHRLHCQLQLQSPFVVDYMDMLGHHEFGLNRRDFVFESQAFRHHDPDTVDYWIERWLDYYRYALTLPRDRIRIIGNDAVRNDPVSVSDAVLAGSAIDQPSRSLDGVQVEADSSTPLIKEAYQVFSQLQRASV, encoded by the coding sequence ATGCCGGCATTTGCGGCTGGATTTCTGTCGGCTTTGATCGGATTGTTTCTGTACCGCTGGACCGGGTTCCAACACTGGGTGGACCGCTTTCTGGTCACGTTGGGGCAAAGTGTTTATGAACTGAATCGGTACAACCTGGACGACCAAGTCCGGCTTCGCAAAGCTCAACGCGATGCCATTGCTTTGGTTCAGTGTCTGTTCACATTGTCCATTGCTACGATGGGAATCGTGGTCGTGTCGGGATTGCCTTTTCTGGCCGTTTCGTTTGCGGGGCGGTCCGGTGTCGATGTAGTCGGTCAGGCATTGTTGGGCAGTGTGCCGATTTGCGTGATCTATGTTTGGCGATTTCGCCGACCAACGTCAGCGGACCAGTATCCCGCCGGTAAGCAGTGCTTTTACTATCTGACGCTGGGCGTCCCGTCGGTCAGCTTGTCCGCCGGTCGCATCGATCGGTGGGTGTGTGGTGACCGTCCCGCCAACGAAGGCATCATCGTGACGGGCCTGGCACGTGCGGGAACGACGGCGATGTTGCGTGTGTTGCATCAGAACGACCGGACCTGGTGTCTGACGTATCGCCAGATGCCGTTTCCGATGGCGCCGCGATTGTGGAAAACGCTGAATCGAGCGAGAAGTCGTGCGGTGCAGCGGACACATCGCGATGGGCTGTGGGTCGATCTGGACAGCCCCGAAGCGTTTGACGAGTTCATTTGGCGCGTCATCTTGAAGGAAGATTTTTATCGCGACGGTGCGCTTCATCGCCATGCCGTTTCGACGCAGCAGATCGAACAGTTCCAGCGACTTGCGACGGTCGGGGCTTCACCGTCGTTGGTCTATCTGTCGAAGAACAATAACTTTCTGTTAAGAGCGGAATCGTTCTTGGAACAGACCCAGCAATACACACTCGTGTTGCTGTATCGCGATCCGATTCAACATGCCCAAAGTTTGCTTCGCCAGCATCGATTGCACTGTCAGTTGCAACTGCAATCACCCTTTGTCGTGGACTACATGGACATGTTGGGGCACCACGAATTCGGTTTGAATCGACGCGACTTTGTCTTTGAATCGCAAGCCTTTCGCCACCATGACCCTGACACGGTTGATTACTGGATCGAACGTTGGCTGGATTACTATCGATACGCGTTAACCTTGCCTCGTGATCGAATTCGTATCATCGGCAATGACGCGGTGCGCAATGATCCCGTGTCGGTTTCCGATGCCGTTTTGGCCGGAAGTGCGATCGATCAACCTTCGCGTTCACTGGATGGCGTGCAAGTTGAAGCCGATTCCAGTACGCCATTGATCAAGGAAGCCTATCAGGTCTTCAGTCAACTGCAGCGGGCCAGTGTCTAA
- the arsC gene encoding arsenate reductase (glutaredoxin) (This arsenate reductase requires both glutathione and glutaredoxin to convert arsenate to arsenite, after which the efflux transporter formed by ArsA and ArsB can extrude the arsenite from the cell, providing resistance.), with the protein MTEIYHNPRCTKSREALNLLQSRGLDVRVIKYLEEPPSEKQLRQIVKLLGIRPEQLVRKGEKLFKELGLADQTLTDKQWIATLAEHPKLIERPIVVHDGKAAIGRPIDQVVEILDG; encoded by the coding sequence ATGACCGAGATTTACCACAACCCTCGCTGCACCAAGTCACGTGAAGCATTGAATCTGTTGCAATCGCGTGGCTTGGATGTGCGAGTGATCAAGTATTTGGAAGAGCCACCCAGCGAGAAACAGCTTCGCCAGATCGTCAAATTGCTGGGCATCCGCCCGGAACAGTTGGTCCGAAAGGGCGAAAAGCTCTTCAAGGAATTGGGGCTGGCGGATCAAACGCTGACGGACAAGCAATGGATCGCGACTCTAGCGGAACATCCCAAACTGATCGAACGGCCGATCGTCGTGCATGACGGCAAAGCGGCCATCGGGCGTCCCATCGATCAAGTGGTCGAAATCTTGGACGGCTGA
- a CDS encoding DUF1501 domain-containing protein, translating to MRRTEMNHHWNQLGRRSFLQQAGFNFGALAAGAMLGDQAAASELKSALPHFAPKANRVIFLTQSGGPSQIELFDYKPDLAKLAGTKLPDSVRQGQRLTGMTKGKPQLIMPPITKFHRHGESGTLLGEWLPHLGTIADEICLVKSMVTDQINHAPAMTKFLTGHQLPGRPSFGCWASYGLGSVNRNLPDYVVLISRMKRGSDQPLYNHYWGSGFLPSRHQGVKLRSAKDPVLYLNDPDGMPRSLRREMLDAMGDLNRKHHAETLDPEIETRIQQYEMAFRMQASVPELTDLSDEPDSTFELYGPDSRRPGSYAANCILARRLAERDVRFIQLFHPDWDHHSRLRSWCVSRCVDTDQPSAALIKDLKRRGLLDDTLVIWGGEFGRGVAGQGQWDSPEAGRDHHPRCFTIWMAGGGVRPGISHGATDDFSYNVVENPVHVRDLHATALHLLGIDHQRFTHRFQGLDFKLTGVEPSRVVKDILV from the coding sequence ATGAGGCGAACCGAGATGAACCATCACTGGAACCAATTGGGCCGCCGCAGTTTCTTGCAACAGGCCGGCTTTAATTTCGGCGCCCTGGCCGCCGGGGCGATGCTGGGCGATCAGGCCGCCGCGTCCGAACTGAAATCGGCACTGCCCCATTTCGCGCCCAAAGCCAACCGGGTGATTTTCTTGACGCAATCGGGCGGTCCGTCCCAGATTGAGTTGTTCGACTACAAACCCGACTTGGCCAAACTGGCCGGGACCAAGCTTCCCGACAGCGTTCGCCAAGGCCAGCGTTTGACCGGCATGACCAAAGGCAAGCCCCAGTTGATCATGCCGCCGATCACCAAGTTCCATCGGCACGGCGAATCGGGAACACTGTTGGGCGAATGGTTGCCGCATCTCGGGACGATTGCCGACGAGATTTGCTTGGTCAAATCCATGGTGACCGATCAGATCAATCACGCGCCGGCGATGACCAAGTTTTTGACCGGGCACCAGTTACCCGGACGACCAAGCTTTGGTTGCTGGGCCAGCTATGGGCTGGGCAGCGTCAACCGTAACCTGCCCGACTACGTCGTCTTGATCTCGCGTATGAAACGCGGCAGCGATCAACCGCTGTACAACCATTATTGGGGCAGCGGTTTTCTGCCCTCGCGTCACCAGGGCGTGAAGCTTCGCAGTGCGAAAGACCCAGTGCTGTACTTGAACGACCCCGACGGCATGCCGCGTTCGCTACGTCGTGAAATGTTGGACGCGATGGGTGACTTAAACCGGAAACATCATGCCGAAACATTGGATCCGGAAATCGAAACACGGATCCAGCAGTACGAGATGGCGTTTCGGATGCAAGCCAGCGTGCCCGAATTGACCGACTTGTCGGACGAACCCGATTCAACGTTTGAACTTTATGGCCCCGATTCGCGACGACCTGGCAGTTATGCCGCCAACTGCATTCTGGCGCGACGGCTGGCCGAACGCGACGTTCGCTTCATTCAGTTGTTCCACCCCGACTGGGATCATCATTCACGACTGCGGTCGTGGTGTGTGTCGCGTTGCGTCGACACCGACCAACCCAGCGCGGCGTTGATCAAGGACCTGAAACGGCGTGGGTTGCTGGACGACACCCTGGTGATCTGGGGTGGTGAATTCGGACGTGGCGTCGCCGGTCAGGGCCAATGGGATTCGCCCGAAGCCGGGCGAGATCACCATCCGCGATGTTTCACCATTTGGATGGCGGGTGGCGGCGTGCGTCCGGGAATCAGTCACGGTGCGACCGATGACTTCAGCTACAACGTGGTCGAAAATCCCGTTCATGTCCGCGACCTGCACGCCACCGCATTGCACTTGCTGGGCATCGACCACCAGCGTTTCACGCATCGATTCCAGGGCCTGGATTTCAAGCTGACCGGAGTCGAACCGTCCCGAGTGGTCAAAGACATTCTGGTTTAG